One window from the genome of [Mycobacterium] stephanolepidis encodes:
- a CDS encoding acyl-CoA dehydrogenase family protein encodes MADTHVVTNQVPALRDYNAATSPVLMEALIREGGQWGVDEVLEVGALNGTDRMQRAGELANRNRPVLHTHDRWGHRVDEIEFDPAYHELMREAVAHGLHGAPWADERPGTHVVRAAKTGVWTADPGHMCPISMTYAVVPALRANPELAAVYEPLLSSRVYDPVLSVPATKAGLTAGMSMTEKQGGSDVRAGTTTATSNADGSYTLVGHKWFTSAPMCDVFLVLAQAPGGLSCFFLPRILPDGTRNRMRLQRLKDKLGNHSNASSEVEYDGATAWLVGEEGKGVKTIIEMVNMTRLDCTLGSATSMRTGVALAMHHAQHRKAFGEYLIDQPLMRNVLADLAIEAEAATMVAMRMAGATDRAARGDETESLLRRIGLAASKYWVCKRATPHAGEAMECLGGNGYVEDSGLPRLYREAPLMGIWEGSGNVSALDTLRAMATKPECIEVLFKELALAQGQDERLDRHINGLHSQLGDLDSVTYRARKVAEDICLALQGALLVRHGHPAVAQAFLATRLAGDWGGAFGTLPTGLDLSPILERATVKSGS; translated from the coding sequence ATGGCCGATACGCATGTCGTCACCAATCAGGTCCCCGCTCTGCGCGACTACAACGCCGCGACCAGCCCCGTGCTGATGGAAGCCCTTATTCGAGAGGGCGGTCAGTGGGGTGTCGACGAGGTTCTCGAGGTCGGTGCCCTCAACGGCACCGACCGCATGCAGCGCGCCGGCGAGCTGGCGAACCGGAATCGTCCGGTGCTGCACACCCACGACCGTTGGGGCCATCGCGTCGATGAAATCGAGTTCGACCCGGCCTATCACGAGCTCATGCGCGAGGCTGTCGCCCACGGACTACATGGGGCACCGTGGGCCGACGAGCGGCCGGGCACCCACGTCGTGCGCGCCGCGAAGACCGGCGTATGGACTGCCGATCCAGGCCACATGTGCCCCATCTCCATGACGTACGCAGTGGTTCCGGCCCTGCGTGCCAACCCCGAGCTGGCGGCCGTTTACGAGCCGCTGCTGTCCAGTCGCGTCTACGACCCGGTGCTTTCGGTGCCCGCCACCAAGGCGGGGCTGACGGCGGGTATGTCGATGACCGAGAAGCAGGGCGGCTCGGATGTGCGTGCGGGCACCACCACAGCCACATCGAACGCCGACGGCAGCTACACGCTGGTGGGGCACAAGTGGTTCACCTCGGCGCCGATGTGCGACGTGTTCCTGGTGCTCGCCCAGGCGCCCGGCGGCCTGTCATGTTTCTTCTTGCCGCGGATACTGCCGGACGGCACCCGCAACCGGATGCGGTTGCAGCGCTTGAAGGACAAGCTCGGCAACCATTCCAACGCATCCTCGGAGGTCGAGTACGACGGCGCCACGGCATGGCTTGTCGGTGAGGAAGGCAAGGGCGTCAAGACCATCATCGAGATGGTGAACATGACGCGGCTGGACTGCACCCTGGGATCGGCCACCAGCATGCGCACCGGTGTGGCGTTGGCCATGCACCATGCTCAGCACCGCAAGGCCTTTGGTGAGTACCTCATCGATCAGCCACTCATGCGCAACGTGCTCGCGGACCTCGCCATCGAAGCGGAGGCCGCCACCATGGTCGCGATGCGGATGGCGGGTGCCACGGACCGAGCCGCCCGCGGTGATGAGACCGAGTCTCTGTTGCGCCGAATCGGCTTGGCCGCCAGCAAGTATTGGGTGTGTAAGCGGGCAACCCCACATGCCGGTGAGGCGATGGAATGTCTGGGTGGCAACGGGTATGTCGAGGATTCAGGACTGCCGCGTCTTTATCGTGAAGCACCGCTGATGGGAATCTGGGAAGGGTCGGGGAACGTCAGCGCTCTGGACACGTTGCGCGCCATGGCCACCAAGCCCGAGTGCATCGAGGTGCTGTTCAAGGAGCTTGCGCTCGCCCAGGGGCAGGACGAGCGCCTGGACCGTCATATCAACGGATTGCATTCGCAGCTCGGTGATCTGGATTCGGTCACCTACCGTGCCCGCAAGGTCGCCGAGGACATCTGCCTCGCCCTGCAGGGGGCGCTGCTGGTCCGCCATGGACATCCGGCGGTCGCCCAGGCATTCCTAGCGACCCGGCTTGCCGGTGACTGGGGTGGTGCGTTCGGCACTCTTCCCACCGGACTGGACCTATCGCCGATCCTGGAGCGGGCGACCGTCAAGTCGGGTAGCTAG
- a CDS encoding ArsR/SmtB family transcription factor, with product MTDSDEDRADAMFHALSDRTRRDILRRVLAGEHSVSTLAANYDMSFAAVQKHVAVLEKAGLLTKRRNGREQLASGDVEAVRSVGSMLTELEQFWRGRIARIDELIAFPSPTLETPHKD from the coding sequence GTGACCGACTCGGATGAGGACAGGGCTGACGCCATGTTCCATGCACTCTCCGACCGCACCCGACGCGACATCCTGCGGCGAGTACTGGCCGGTGAGCACTCGGTCTCGACGCTTGCGGCGAACTACGACATGAGTTTTGCCGCAGTGCAGAAGCACGTCGCCGTGCTGGAAAAAGCCGGACTGCTCACAAAAAGACGTAACGGTCGCGAGCAGCTGGCCAGCGGCGATGTGGAAGCGGTTCGCTCGGTCGGCAGCATGCTCACCGAGCTTGAGCAGTTCTGGCGCGGCAGGATCGCCCGCATCGACGAACTCATTGCATTCCCATCACCGACGCTCGAGACACCACATAAGGACTGA
- a CDS encoding SRPBCC family protein codes for MPVTNVTHDIDTLTITIDAEFEAPISRIWQIYADPRQLEKVWGPPSHPATFVDHDFTPGGRVNYYMTGPDGARYAGWWELTTIDEPNSFAFRDGFSDEDLNPVDNMPVSTNVYTFVEKDGRTLATYVSTFETAEALQQVLDMGVIEGASSAINQIDDLIGS; via the coding sequence ATGCCCGTCACCAACGTCACTCATGATATCGACACCCTGACCATCACCATCGACGCGGAGTTCGAAGCGCCGATCAGCCGGATCTGGCAGATCTACGCCGACCCGCGTCAACTCGAAAAGGTATGGGGCCCACCAAGCCATCCGGCCACGTTCGTCGACCATGACTTCACGCCGGGCGGCCGGGTGAATTACTACATGACCGGACCGGATGGCGCACGGTATGCGGGCTGGTGGGAGCTCACGACAATCGATGAACCGAACAGCTTCGCGTTCAGGGATGGCTTCTCCGACGAAGATCTGAATCCGGTGGACAACATGCCTGTCTCGACGAACGTCTACACCTTCGTCGAAAAGGACGGCCGCACCTTGGCGACCTACGTCAGCACGTTTGAGACTGCCGAGGCGCTGCAACAGGTGCTGGACATGGGCGTCATCGAAGGTGCCTCGTCGGCGATCAACCAAATCGACGACCTCATCGGTTCGTAA
- a CDS encoding DUF1905 domain-containing protein — protein sequence MVHYRDPGTITFEATIEQPEGPGAYVEFPLSAVDTFGVKVRVPVCVVFDGSVTYTGSLAPYGGRHLLGVRKDIQKQLNKGPGDRVRVEVRLDTDRA from the coding sequence ATGGTGCACTACCGCGACCCGGGCACCATCACCTTCGAGGCGACGATCGAGCAGCCCGAGGGCCCCGGCGCCTACGTCGAGTTCCCACTCTCCGCCGTCGACACCTTCGGAGTGAAGGTCAGGGTGCCGGTGTGCGTCGTGTTCGACGGCTCGGTGACCTACACGGGCTCGCTGGCACCGTATGGCGGCAGGCACCTGCTCGGGGTGCGCAAGGACATTCAGAAACAGCTGAACAAGGGGCCCGGAGACCGAGTGCGCGTCGAGGTCAGACTCGACACCGACCGCGCTTAA
- a CDS encoding amino acid permease, giving the protein MTVANSESETPDAGYSRGLSARTVQMIAIGGAIGTGLFYGAGGAIEKAGPALILAYLVAGLAIFVIMRALGELLVYRPVSGSISEYAEEFMGRFAGFANGWTYWAVWATTCMAEITVAGVYIQRWWPGIPQWVTALAVLLILFAANLISVKIFGEAEFWFSMIKVTAIVGMIIIGIGVLLPIAGLGPESGPTVANLWNDGGFFPTGFSQALLSLQIVVFAYVGVELVGVTAGEAENPKVTLRKAINTLPFRIGLFYVGALIVILSIQGWRNYHKGESPFVAVFEYLNIPQAANIVNFILLTAALSSCNSGIYSTGRMVRSLAQRGDAPVGLQSLSSRHVPMLAICFSALAMGIGVFVNWLSPDKAFAYITSVSTIGIIFVWGSILVSHLIYRKRVAAGELPASDYRLPGAPVTNFLALAFLALVVVLLFFTEDGRTAILVGLVWFAIVVLGYFVHHGEPVQREKQDA; this is encoded by the coding sequence ATGACCGTTGCCAATTCCGAATCCGAGACGCCCGACGCCGGTTACTCACGTGGCCTATCCGCACGCACGGTGCAGATGATCGCGATCGGCGGTGCGATCGGCACCGGCCTCTTCTATGGCGCCGGTGGTGCTATCGAGAAGGCCGGTCCGGCGCTCATCTTGGCGTACCTGGTGGCAGGCCTGGCCATCTTCGTGATCATGCGGGCACTCGGTGAACTGTTGGTCTATCGGCCTGTGTCGGGCAGTATCTCCGAATACGCCGAAGAGTTCATGGGACGCTTCGCCGGATTCGCCAACGGCTGGACGTACTGGGCGGTGTGGGCCACCACGTGTATGGCGGAGATTACCGTCGCCGGGGTCTACATCCAGAGGTGGTGGCCCGGCATCCCGCAATGGGTCACCGCGCTGGCTGTTCTGCTGATCCTGTTCGCGGCCAACCTGATATCGGTGAAGATCTTCGGCGAGGCCGAGTTCTGGTTCTCGATGATCAAGGTGACGGCGATCGTCGGCATGATCATCATCGGTATCGGTGTGCTGCTTCCCATTGCGGGCCTCGGACCGGAATCGGGCCCCACTGTCGCCAATCTGTGGAACGACGGCGGGTTCTTCCCGACCGGATTCAGCCAGGCGCTACTGAGCTTGCAGATCGTCGTGTTCGCCTATGTCGGTGTTGAGCTCGTGGGTGTGACGGCGGGGGAGGCCGAGAACCCGAAAGTCACCCTGCGCAAGGCGATTAATACGCTGCCGTTCCGCATCGGGCTGTTTTACGTGGGCGCGCTGATTGTCATCCTGTCGATTCAGGGCTGGCGGAACTACCACAAGGGCGAGAGCCCCTTCGTCGCGGTGTTCGAGTACCTGAACATTCCGCAGGCGGCGAACATCGTGAACTTCATCCTGCTCACGGCCGCCCTGTCCTCCTGCAACTCGGGTATCTACTCCACGGGCCGGATGGTGCGCAGCCTGGCGCAACGCGGCGACGCCCCGGTGGGTTTGCAGTCGCTGAGTTCACGGCACGTCCCGATGTTGGCCATCTGCTTCTCCGCTCTGGCCATGGGCATCGGCGTATTCGTCAACTGGCTATCACCGGACAAGGCGTTTGCCTACATCACGTCGGTATCGACCATTGGCATCATCTTCGTCTGGGGCTCAATCTTGGTGTCCCACTTGATTTACCGGAAGCGGGTCGCGGCGGGAGAACTGCCTGCCTCGGATTACAGGCTGCCGGGGGCGCCGGTGACGAATTTCTTGGCGCTGGCCTTCCTTGCGCTGGTCGTGGTGCTGCTGTTCTTCACGGAGGACGGCCGTACCGCGATCCTGGTGGGCCTGGTGTGGTTCGCGATCGTGGTGCTCGGGTACTTCGTACACCACGGAGAGCCGGTACAGCGCGAAAAACAAGACGCTTAA
- a CDS encoding DNA-directed RNA polymerase subunit beta' produces the protein MLDVNFFDELRIGLASADDIRNWSFGEVKKPETINYRTLKPEKDGLFCEKIFGPTRDWECYCGKYKRVRFKGIICERCGVEVTRAKVRRERMGHIELAAPVTHIWYFKGVPSRLGYLLDLAPKDLEKIIYFAAYVITAVDDELRHNELSTLEAEMEVEKKAVADQRDADLEARAQKLEADLAELEAEGAKSDVRRKVRDGGEREMRQLRDRSQRELDRLDEIWTTFTKLAPKQLIVDEVLYREIVDRYGEYFTGAMGAEAVQKLIQTFDLDAEAENLRETIRSGKGQKKLRALKRLKVVAAFQNSTNSPGGMVLDAVPVIPPELRPMVQLDGGRFATSDLNDLYRRVINRNNRLKRLIDLGAPEIIVNNEKRMLQESVDALFDNGRRGRPVTGPGNRPLKSLSDLLKGKQGRFRQNLLGKRVDYSGRSVIVVGPQLKLHQCGLPKLMALELFKPFVMKRLVDLNHAQNIKSAKRMVERQRAQVWDVLEEVIAEHPVLLNRAPTLHRLGIQAFEPQLVEGKAIQLHPLVCEAFNADFDGDQMAVHLPLSAEAQAEARILMLSSNNILSPASGRPLAMPRLDMVTGLYFLTTEVPGDTGAHAPAAKDQPETGVYSSPAEAIMALDRGALSVRAPIRVRLTQQRPPAEVEAALFENGWQPGDAWVAETTLGRVLFNELLPHGYPFVNKQMHKKVQSAIINDLAERFPMIVVAQTVDKLKDAGFHWATRSGVTVSMADVLVPPQKAEILDRYEKEAERIEKQYQRGALNNQERRDALVKIWQEATDEVGKALEEHYPADNPITLLPKSGATGNMTQVRNLAGMKGLVTNPKGEYIPRPIKSSFREGLTVLEYFINTHGARKGLADTALRTADSGYLTRRLVDVSQDVIVREHDCGTERGINVTIAEKQDDGTLIRDAHIETSAYARTLAADAVDADGNVLVERGHDLGDPAIEKLLAAGVTTVKVRSVLTCTTGTGVCAMCYGRSMATGKLVDIGEAAGIVAAQSIGEPGTQLTMRTFHQGGVGDDITGGLPRVTELFEARVPKGKAPIADVTGRVRLEEGERFYKITIIPDDGGEEVVYDKLSKRQRLRVFKHEDGSERPLADGDHVEVGQQLMEGAADPHEVLRVMGPRQVQVHLVNEVQEVYRSQGVSIHDKHIEVIVRQMLRRVTIIDSGATEFLPGSLTERGEFETANRRVVAEGNEPAAGRPVLMGITKASLATDSWLSAASFQETTRVLTDAAINCRSDRLNGLKENVIIGKLIPAGTGINRYRNISVQPTEEARAAAYTIPSYEDQYYSPDFGSNTGAAVPLDDYGYSDYR, from the coding sequence GTGCTCGACGTCAACTTCTTCGATGAACTCCGTATCGGCCTCGCGTCGGCGGATGACATCCGTAACTGGTCCTTTGGCGAAGTCAAGAAGCCGGAGACCATCAACTACCGCACGCTCAAGCCTGAGAAGGACGGCCTGTTCTGCGAGAAGATCTTCGGACCTACTCGCGACTGGGAGTGCTACTGCGGCAAGTACAAGCGCGTGCGCTTCAAGGGCATCATCTGCGAGCGCTGCGGCGTCGAGGTAACTCGCGCCAAGGTGCGCCGTGAGCGGATGGGCCACATCGAACTGGCCGCCCCGGTCACGCACATCTGGTACTTCAAGGGTGTTCCGTCGCGTCTCGGATACCTGCTCGACCTGGCGCCGAAGGATCTGGAAAAGATCATCTACTTCGCCGCCTACGTCATCACCGCCGTCGACGACGAGCTGCGCCACAACGAGCTCTCGACGCTCGAGGCCGAGATGGAGGTCGAGAAGAAGGCTGTCGCAGATCAACGCGATGCCGACCTGGAGGCCCGCGCCCAGAAGCTCGAAGCCGACCTGGCCGAGCTCGAGGCCGAGGGTGCCAAGTCCGACGTGCGCCGCAAGGTGCGCGACGGCGGCGAGCGCGAGATGCGTCAGCTTCGCGATCGGTCGCAGCGTGAGCTGGACCGGCTCGACGAAATCTGGACCACCTTCACCAAGCTGGCTCCCAAGCAGCTGATCGTCGATGAGGTGCTCTACCGCGAGATCGTCGACCGTTACGGCGAGTACTTCACCGGTGCCATGGGTGCCGAGGCCGTGCAGAAGCTCATTCAGACCTTCGATCTCGATGCCGAGGCCGAGAACCTGCGCGAGACCATCCGCAGTGGCAAGGGGCAGAAGAAGCTTCGCGCCCTCAAGCGCCTGAAGGTGGTGGCAGCGTTCCAGAACTCCACCAACAGCCCCGGTGGCATGGTGCTCGACGCGGTACCGGTGATCCCGCCGGAGCTGCGTCCGATGGTTCAGCTCGACGGTGGCCGTTTCGCGACCTCCGACCTGAACGACCTGTACCGCCGCGTGATCAACCGCAACAACCGCCTCAAGCGACTGATCGATCTGGGTGCGCCCGAGATCATCGTCAACAACGAGAAGCGGATGCTGCAGGAGTCCGTGGATGCGCTGTTCGACAACGGCCGTCGTGGACGTCCGGTCACCGGACCGGGTAACCGTCCGCTGAAGTCGCTGTCGGATCTGCTCAAGGGTAAGCAGGGTCGGTTCCGTCAGAACCTGCTCGGTAAGCGCGTCGACTACTCGGGCCGTTCGGTCATCGTGGTCGGCCCGCAGCTCAAGCTGCATCAGTGTGGTCTGCCGAAGCTGATGGCTCTTGAGCTGTTCAAGCCCTTCGTGATGAAGCGTCTGGTCGACCTGAACCACGCGCAGAACATCAAGAGCGCCAAGCGCATGGTGGAGCGTCAGCGCGCTCAGGTGTGGGATGTCCTCGAAGAGGTCATCGCCGAGCATCCGGTGCTGCTGAACCGTGCACCAACGCTGCACCGCCTGGGTATCCAGGCCTTCGAGCCGCAGCTGGTGGAAGGCAAGGCAATTCAGCTGCACCCGCTGGTGTGTGAGGCGTTCAACGCCGACTTCGACGGTGACCAGATGGCCGTGCACCTGCCGCTGTCGGCAGAGGCGCAGGCCGAGGCTCGCATCCTGATGCTGTCCTCGAACAACATCCTGTCGCCCGCGTCGGGCCGCCCGCTGGCCATGCCGCGTCTGGACATGGTGACCGGTCTGTACTTCCTGACCACCGAGGTCCCCGGCGATACCGGTGCGCATGCCCCGGCCGCCAAGGACCAGCCGGAGACCGGTGTGTACAGCTCGCCCGCCGAGGCCATCATGGCCCTGGACCGTGGCGCGCTGAGCGTGCGTGCGCCGATCCGGGTCCGGCTGACGCAGCAGCGTCCGCCGGCCGAGGTTGAGGCCGCGCTGTTCGAAAACGGTTGGCAGCCAGGCGATGCCTGGGTCGCCGAGACCACGCTGGGCCGCGTGCTGTTCAACGAGCTGCTGCCCCACGGGTACCCGTTCGTGAACAAGCAGATGCACAAGAAGGTGCAGTCGGCGATCATCAACGACCTCGCCGAGCGGTTCCCGATGATCGTGGTTGCGCAGACCGTCGACAAGCTCAAGGACGCCGGTTTCCACTGGGCCACGCGCTCGGGTGTCACGGTCTCGATGGCCGACGTGCTGGTGCCGCCGCAGAAGGCGGAGATTCTGGACCGCTACGAGAAGGAAGCGGAGCGGATCGAAAAGCAGTACCAGCGTGGTGCTTTGAACAACCAGGAGCGTCGCGACGCGCTGGTCAAGATCTGGCAGGAAGCCACCGACGAGGTCGGTAAGGCGCTGGAGGAGCACTACCCGGCCGACAACCCGATCACCTTGCTGCCCAAGTCCGGCGCGACCGGAAACATGACTCAGGTGCGCAACCTGGCGGGCATGAAGGGTCTGGTGACCAACCCGAAGGGTGAGTACATCCCGCGGCCGATCAAGTCCTCGTTCCGTGAGGGCCTGACCGTTCTGGAGTACTTCATCAACACGCACGGCGCCCGTAAGGGTCTGGCGGACACCGCGCTTCGTACCGCTGACTCGGGTTACCTGACCCGTCGTCTGGTGGACGTCTCGCAGGACGTCATCGTCCGCGAGCACGACTGCGGTACCGAGCGTGGCATCAACGTGACCATCGCCGAGAAGCAGGACGACGGCACGCTGATCCGCGACGCGCACATCGAAACCTCTGCGTACGCACGGACTCTCGCCGCTGACGCGGTAGATGCCGATGGCAACGTGCTGGTGGAGCGTGGACACGACCTGGGTGACCCGGCGATCGAGAAGCTTCTCGCCGCGGGTGTTACCACGGTCAAGGTGCGGTCGGTGCTCACCTGCACCACCGGCACCGGGGTCTGCGCGATGTGCTACGGCCGCTCGATGGCGACCGGCAAGCTCGTCGACATCGGTGAGGCGGCGGGCATCGTGGCCGCACAGTCCATCGGTGAGCCCGGTACGCAGCTGACCATGCGTACCTTCCACCAGGGTGGCGTCGGTGACGACATCACCGGTGGTTTGCCGCGTGTCACCGAGCTGTTCGAGGCGCGAGTTCCTAAGGGCAAGGCGCCGATTGCCGATGTCACCGGACGGGTTCGCCTGGAAGAGGGCGAGCGCTTCTACAAGATCACCATCATCCCGGATGACGGTGGCGAGGAAGTTGTCTACGACAAGCTCTCCAAGCGTCAGCGCCTGCGCGTCTTCAAGCACGAGGACGGTTCGGAGCGTCCACTGGCCGACGGCGACCACGTCGAGGTCGGCCAGCAGCTCATGGAGGGTGCGGCCGATCCGCACGAGGTGCTCCGTGTCATGGGTCCGCGTCAGGTGCAGGTGCACCTGGTCAACGAGGTCCAGGAGGTGTACCGCAGCCAGGGTGTGTCGATCCACGACAAGCACATCGAGGTCATCGTGCGCCAGATGCTGCGCCGCGTGACGATCATCGACTCGGGCGCAACGGAATTCCTGCCCGGCTCGCTGACCGAGCGTGGCGAGTTCGAGACCGCGAACCGTCGCGTGGTGGCCGAGGGCAACGAGCCCGCGGCCGGCCGTCCGGTGCTGATGGGTATCACCAAGGCATCGCTGGCCACCGACTCGTGGCTGTCGGCTGCGTCCTTCCAGGAGACCACTCGCGTGCTGACCGATGCGGCTATCAACTGCCGCAGCGACAGACTGAATGGTCTGAAGGAGAACGTCATCATCGGTAAGTTGATCCCGGCTGGTACCGGTATCAACCGCTACCGCAACATTTCGGTGCAACCGACCGAAGAGGCGCGGGCCGCCGCGTACACGATCCCGTCGTACGAGGATCAGTACTACAGCCCCGACTTCGGTTCCAACACCGGTGCTGCGGTGCCGCTGGACGACTACGGATACAGCGACTACCGCTAG